In Croceicoccus sp. Ery15, a genomic segment contains:
- a CDS encoding IS1380 family transposase → MNDDIASPFRFPAVDRKKVTAAFDGGRLTSDGGVLLLSQAERAMGICQRLATCIADPRDPARVIHRLDDILRARVFAIACGYEDADDLDALRDDPGFRLALGKLPGSGAGLASQPTMSRWENAPITRELAKMLAAMIDIYCASYPAPPAAVTLDIDDTCDVVHGYQQLSFWNGHHGERCFLPIHVYDTATGRPVAMLLRTGKTPSGVEAAGHIRRLVRHIRRQWPETHITIRGDGHYGRPEVMAVCEGCGVDYVFGLPTNAVLRADPEIVVAADACAVKRAQRQYPVLRTYAETRYGAKSWKCQRRVVARIEASTMGMDIRYVVTSLTEGSAEHIYDTLYCARGQAENLIKLHKTQLASDRTSCRSPNANQMRLILHTAAYWLLWRIQQEIPKAASLATAEFATLRLRLLKVAARVIESATRIRVAFASACPDASVLKAIATNLRPAPT, encoded by the coding sequence ATGAACGACGATATCGCAAGCCCCTTCCGATTCCCAGCGGTCGACCGCAAGAAAGTCACAGCCGCGTTCGACGGTGGTCGGCTCACTTCGGACGGCGGCGTTCTGTTGCTGTCGCAGGCCGAGCGCGCGATGGGTATCTGCCAGCGGCTTGCGACTTGCATTGCCGATCCGCGCGATCCTGCCCGGGTGATCCATCGCCTCGACGACATCCTGCGTGCCCGCGTGTTCGCGATCGCCTGCGGCTATGAGGATGCCGACGATCTCGATGCCCTGCGCGACGATCCGGGCTTCCGCCTGGCCCTGGGCAAGCTGCCGGGATCGGGCGCGGGGCTGGCCAGCCAACCGACGATGAGCCGGTGGGAGAATGCACCGATCACGCGCGAGTTGGCGAAGATGCTGGCCGCGATGATCGACATCTACTGCGCCAGCTATCCGGCCCCGCCGGCGGCGGTGACGCTGGATATCGATGATACCTGCGATGTCGTCCATGGCTATCAGCAGTTGTCGTTCTGGAATGGTCATCATGGCGAGCGTTGCTTCCTGCCGATCCATGTCTACGACACCGCCACTGGCCGGCCGGTGGCGATGCTGCTGCGCACCGGCAAGACACCGTCTGGTGTTGAAGCTGCCGGTCACATCCGGCGCCTCGTGCGCCACATCCGCCGGCAATGGCCCGAAACGCACATCACCATCCGCGGCGACGGGCACTATGGGCGGCCCGAGGTCATGGCCGTCTGCGAGGGTTGCGGCGTCGACTACGTGTTCGGCCTGCCGACCAACGCCGTGCTACGCGCCGATCCCGAAATCGTCGTTGCCGCCGATGCCTGTGCGGTCAAACGCGCTCAGCGCCAGTACCCGGTCCTGCGCACCTATGCCGAGACCCGCTACGGGGCCAAAAGCTGGAAGTGCCAGCGCCGCGTCGTCGCCCGGATCGAGGCCAGTACGATGGGCATGGACATCCGCTATGTCGTCACTTCGCTGACCGAAGGCTCGGCCGAGCACATCTATGATACGCTCTACTGCGCGCGCGGTCAGGCCGAAAACCTGATCAAGCTGCACAAGACCCAGCTGGCCAGCGATCGCACCTCGTGCCGCTCTCCCAACGCCAATCAGATGCGCCTCATCCTGCACACCGCCGCATACTGGCTCCTGTGGCGCATTCAGCAGGAAATCCCCAAGGCAGCCTCGCTCGCGACCGCCGAGTTCGCAACGTTGCGCCTCAGGCTGCTCAAGGTCGCTGCCCGCGTCATTGAGAGCGCCACTCGCATCCGTGTCGCCTTCGCGTCAGCCTGTCCCGATGCCTCCGTTTTGAAAGCCATCGCCACCAATCTCAGGCCTGCACCTACTTAG
- a CDS encoding metallopeptidase family protein, which translates to MTDGRIGGEPPGAADLEALALAAMARLPDAFKPHVEGVVVQIADFADEDVLAELEIENPWELTGLYHGRPLDEQSIWDSGAMPPIVTLFRLPLLAEWIESGGRLDALIFHVVVHEIGHHFGLSDDDMHALEDSAPD; encoded by the coding sequence GTGACGGACGGGCGCATCGGCGGCGAACCGCCCGGCGCCGCCGATCTGGAGGCGCTGGCGCTGGCTGCAATGGCACGGCTGCCCGATGCGTTCAAACCGCATGTCGAAGGGGTGGTCGTTCAAATCGCCGATTTCGCGGATGAGGATGTGCTGGCCGAGCTGGAGATCGAAAACCCCTGGGAACTGACCGGTCTGTATCACGGCCGCCCGCTTGACGAGCAGTCGATATGGGACAGCGGCGCGATGCCGCCCATCGTTACGCTGTTCCGCCTGCCGCTGCTTGCCGAATGGATCGAAAGCGGCGGCAGGCTGGATGCGCTTATCTTCCATGTGGTGGTCCATGAAATCGGCCACCACTTCGGCCTGTCAGACGATGACATGCACGCGCTGGAAGACAGCGCGCCGGATTAG
- a CDS encoding chloride channel protein yields MATLIGAVLVGVIAILFAHAADAAHVLFMRVRDINPFIPLVLTPAIFVGITLVESRLAPEARGSGIPQVIAASRQPRGRAARALVSVRSAVGKIFLTLGALAGGGAVGREGPTVQLGAAIMVAVHRLLRVPMTPGVLIAGGAAGVAAAFNTPLAGIAFAIEELAVAYEQRVAVLVMGAVMISGLTAQGLAGNYVYFGQMGGGLSIETVLIAAPLAGIVGGVLGGLFTRAMLALRGPGSTLAAKLKARPLLTALVCGLIVALLGLASGGLTAGTGYEPTRAMLEGEGGPLWYGPAKFAATLATSASGIAGGIFAPSLAVGAGFGELMAPLFPTERAGLIVLLGMAGYFTGVVRAPLTAVIILSEATGSSHAILPLFATALIGDWAGSMVCRKRLYHELARDFLPRSILSKAEGKVKRGEPAA; encoded by the coding sequence ATGGCAACGTTGATCGGCGCGGTGCTGGTCGGCGTGATCGCCATATTATTCGCCCATGCCGCCGATGCGGCGCATGTCCTGTTCATGCGCGTGCGGGATATCAACCCGTTCATCCCGCTGGTTCTGACGCCCGCAATCTTCGTCGGCATCACGCTGGTGGAATCCCGCCTCGCGCCCGAAGCGCGCGGATCGGGCATTCCGCAAGTGATCGCCGCCAGTCGCCAACCGCGCGGTCGCGCAGCGCGCGCGCTGGTGTCGGTGCGTTCGGCGGTGGGCAAGATTTTCCTGACCTTGGGCGCATTGGCAGGCGGCGGAGCGGTGGGACGCGAAGGGCCGACGGTACAGCTGGGTGCGGCGATCATGGTGGCGGTTCATCGCCTGTTGCGGGTGCCGATGACACCGGGTGTGCTTATTGCGGGCGGCGCGGCGGGCGTGGCGGCGGCGTTCAACACACCGCTTGCGGGGATTGCCTTTGCGATCGAGGAACTGGCCGTCGCCTATGAACAGCGTGTCGCCGTGCTGGTGATGGGGGCGGTGATGATCTCGGGTCTGACGGCGCAGGGTCTGGCAGGCAATTACGTCTATTTCGGGCAGATGGGCGGCGGGCTCTCGATCGAAACGGTGCTGATCGCCGCACCGCTGGCGGGGATTGTCGGCGGCGTGCTGGGCGGGCTGTTCACGCGAGCCATGCTGGCGTTGCGGGGGCCGGGTTCGACACTGGCGGCAAAGCTGAAGGCGCGCCCCTTGCTGACCGCGCTGGTCTGCGGGCTGATCGTGGCGCTGCTGGGGCTGGCGAGCGGCGGGCTGACCGCGGGCACCGGCTATGAACCGACCCGCGCCATGCTGGAGGGCGAGGGCGGGCCGCTATGGTACGGCCCAGCGAAATTCGCCGCGACATTGGCGACCAGTGCCAGCGGCATCGCGGGCGGCATATTCGCCCCATCGCTGGCAGTCGGCGCCGGTTTCGGGGAATTGATGGCCCCGCTGTTCCCGACCGAGCGGGCAGGGCTGATCGTGCTGCTGGGTATGGCGGGCTATTTCACCGGCGTGGTGCGCGCGCCTCTGACCGCGGTCATCATCCTGAGCGAGGCGACTGGCAGCAGCCATGCGATCCTGCCCTTGTTCGCCACGGCACTGATCGGCGACTGGGCCGGTTCGATGGTCTGCCGCAAGCGCCTTTATCACGAGCTGGCGCGCGACTTCCTTCCGCGCTCCATCCTGTCGAAGGCAGAGGGCAAGGTAAAACGCGGCGAGCCTGCCGCCTAG
- the ppk2 gene encoding polyphosphate kinase 2, protein MGDIKKSDYYDALDLLELELVAMARWAKARGERIVVVFEGRDTAGKGGAIKSIAGCLNPRQCRIAALPKPSEDEQGQWYFQRYVKHLPTAGEIVLFDRSWYNRAGVERVMGWASEDEVAKFFREAPVFEKLLVDDGIRLFKYWLSCDQAHQEERFMERLNDPLKRWKLSPTDVAARPKYADYTAAREAIFAETHSGWAPWTMVDFNDQKRGRLTLIRNLLDRLPDTDVPPEPIEWSELGHEPLGEDFDRLEPIPPFPMKD, encoded by the coding sequence ATGGGCGACATCAAAAAATCGGATTATTACGATGCGCTCGACCTGCTGGAGCTGGAGCTGGTCGCCATGGCGCGCTGGGCCAAGGCCAGGGGCGAGCGGATCGTGGTGGTGTTCGAAGGGCGCGACACGGCGGGCAAGGGCGGCGCGATCAAATCGATCGCCGGATGCCTGAACCCGCGCCAGTGCCGGATCGCGGCCCTGCCCAAGCCTTCGGAAGACGAACAGGGCCAGTGGTATTTCCAGCGCTATGTAAAGCATCTGCCCACGGCGGGCGAAATCGTGCTGTTCGACCGCAGCTGGTATAATCGCGCAGGGGTCGAGCGGGTGATGGGCTGGGCCAGCGAGGACGAGGTGGCCAAGTTCTTCCGCGAGGCGCCGGTGTTCGAAAAGCTGCTGGTGGACGACGGGATCAGGCTGTTCAAATATTGGCTAAGCTGCGATCAGGCGCATCAGGAAGAGCGGTTCATGGAACGGCTGAACGATCCGCTGAAACGGTGGAAGCTGTCGCCCACCGATGTCGCGGCGCGGCCCAAATATGCGGATTACACGGCAGCAAGAGAGGCGATTTTCGCCGAGACGCACAGCGGCTGGGCACCGTGGACGATGGTCGATTTCAACGACCAGAAACGCGGACGGCTGACCCTGATCCGCAACCTGCTGGACCGCCTGCCCGACACCGACGTGCCACCCGAACCGATCGAATGGAGCGAGCTGGGCCACGAACCGCTGGGCGAGGATTTCGACCGTCTGGAGCCGATCCCGCCCTTTCCGATGAAGGATTGA
- a CDS encoding DUF2171 domain-containing protein: protein MFEKLRIKEHMEVANSAGQHVGTVDEVENDRIKLTKSDSSDNMHHFIALDDVEKIDDNRIYLKDTARIPAGV, encoded by the coding sequence ATGTTTGAGAAGCTGCGCATCAAGGAGCACATGGAAGTCGCCAATTCGGCCGGTCAGCATGTCGGCACGGTAGACGAGGTCGAGAATGACCGCATCAAGCTGACGAAGTCGGATTCGAGCGACAACATGCACCATTTCATCGCGCTCGACGATGTCGAGAAGATCGACGACAACCGGATCTATCTGAAGGACACCGCGCGCATCCCTGCCGGAGTCTGA
- a CDS encoding lysine--tRNA ligase yields the protein MIADQLREAAANSKAWPFQEAQRLAKRFPDGKRDAEGNLVPVLFETGYGPSGLPHIGTFQEVLRTTFVRRAYEVLTGGHPTRLVAFSDDMDGLRKVPDNVPNKEMLTEHLGMPLSRIPDPFGSNDSFGGRNNAMLREFLDRFGFDYEFVAASDRYNSGEFDDALKNVLRNFDAIMGVMLPTLREERRATYSPVLPVSPTTGVVLQVPVEVVDADAGMIRFTDSNGSVVEQSILGGQSKLQWKVDWAMRWVALGVDYEMCGKDLTDSVTQSGKIAKILGGRKPEGMIYELFLDANGEKISKSKGNGLTIEEWLQYGTEESLGHYLYANPKSAKQLHVGVIPRAVDEYWQFREKLPEQPVEQQLGNPAWHLLGANGGHAGQNGLPPGAGDSLPVTYGLLLNLVGVLGADATREQVWAYLGNYVANADPAAHPALDALVTSALAYNNAFVAPTLHRRAPQANEAEALKALDEALAAFAEDTPAEDLQTAVYEIGKREEFSFGNLRDWFKALYETLLGSSQGPRMGSFIALYGVANSRRLIAEALERA from the coding sequence ATGATTGCCGATCAGCTGCGCGAAGCAGCCGCGAACTCCAAGGCCTGGCCCTTTCAAGAGGCGCAGAGGCTGGCCAAACGTTTTCCCGATGGAAAGCGCGATGCCGAAGGCAATCTGGTGCCGGTGCTGTTCGAAACCGGATACGGCCCCAGCGGCCTGCCGCATATCGGCACGTTTCAGGAAGTGCTGCGGACCACATTCGTGCGCCGCGCCTATGAAGTGCTGACGGGCGGGCATCCGACAAGGCTGGTGGCGTTTTCGGACGACATGGACGGGCTGCGCAAGGTGCCCGACAACGTGCCGAACAAGGAGATGCTGACCGAACATCTGGGCATGCCGCTGTCGCGCATTCCCGACCCGTTCGGCAGCAACGACAGTTTCGGCGGGCGCAACAATGCGATGCTGCGCGAATTTCTGGACCGTTTCGGGTTCGATTATGAATTCGTCGCGGCCAGTGACCGCTATAATTCGGGCGAATTCGACGATGCGTTGAAGAACGTGCTGCGGAATTTCGATGCGATCATGGGCGTGATGCTGCCCACCCTGCGCGAAGAGCGCCGCGCAACCTATTCGCCGGTGCTGCCCGTCAGCCCGACGACGGGCGTGGTGCTGCAGGTTCCGGTCGAAGTGGTCGATGCCGACGCGGGCATGATCCGCTTTACCGACAGCAACGGCAGCGTGGTGGAACAGTCGATCCTGGGCGGACAGTCCAAGCTGCAGTGGAAGGTCGACTGGGCGATGCGCTGGGTCGCGCTGGGCGTGGATTACGAAATGTGCGGCAAGGATCTGACCGACAGCGTCACCCAATCGGGCAAGATCGCGAAGATCCTTGGCGGGCGTAAGCCCGAGGGTATGATCTACGAGCTGTTCCTCGACGCGAATGGCGAGAAGATTTCAAAGTCCAAGGGCAACGGGCTGACGATCGAGGAATGGCTGCAATACGGGACCGAAGAGAGCCTTGGTCATTATCTCTACGCCAATCCCAAAAGCGCCAAGCAATTGCATGTAGGCGTGATCCCGCGGGCGGTGGACGAATATTGGCAGTTCCGCGAAAAGCTGCCCGAACAGCCGGTGGAACAGCAGCTGGGCAATCCGGCATGGCATTTGCTGGGCGCGAATGGCGGTCATGCGGGGCAGAACGGATTGCCGCCGGGCGCGGGCGACAGCCTGCCGGTGACCTATGGGTTGCTGCTCAATCTGGTGGGCGTGCTGGGCGCCGATGCCACGCGCGAACAGGTCTGGGCCTATCTTGGCAATTATGTCGCGAATGCCGATCCTGCGGCCCATCCGGCGCTGGACGCGCTGGTGACCTCGGCGCTGGCCTATAACAACGCATTCGTTGCCCCCACGCTGCACCGCCGCGCCCCGCAAGCGAACGAGGCGGAGGCATTGAAAGCGCTGGACGAAGCGCTGGCCGCGTTCGCGGAGGATACACCGGCGGAAGATTTGCAGACCGCGGTTTACGAGATCGGCAAGCGCGAAGAGTTCAGTTTCGGCAATCTGCGCGACTGGTTCAAGGCGCTGTACGAAACGCTGCTGGGGTCGTCACAGGGACCGCGCATGGGCAGCTTTATCGCGCTTTACGGCGTAGCAAACAGCCGCCGCCTGATTGCCGAGGCGCTGGAGCGGGCGTGA
- a CDS encoding acylphosphatase, with protein MCHGKVQGVFYRNWTVSTARGLGLTGWVRNRDDGTVEAVLEGDDTAVEAMIAAMHDGPPRSRVDGIECEAVEAMGFTSFERR; from the coding sequence ATCTGCCACGGAAAGGTCCAGGGCGTATTCTATCGCAACTGGACCGTTTCCACCGCACGCGGGCTTGGCCTGACCGGCTGGGTCCGCAATCGCGACGACGGAACGGTCGAGGCGGTGTTGGAAGGCGATGATACGGCGGTCGAAGCCATGATCGCCGCCATGCACGACGGCCCGCCCCGCTCGCGGGTCGACGGCATCGAATGTGAAGCGGTAGAGGCCATGGGCTTCACCAGTTTCGAACGCCGGTAA
- a CDS encoding ribonucleotide-diphosphate reductase subunit beta, with the protein MSLLEARKTYKPFEYPWAYDFWKRQQQLHWLPEEVPLGEDCRDWAQKLSDHERNLLTQIFRFFTQADVEVQDCYHEKYGRVFKPTEVKMMLTAFSNMETVHIAAYSHLLDTIGMPESEYGMFLEYSELKDKHDYLQMFGVDSDEDIARTLAMFGGFTEGLQLFGSFAMLMNFPRFNKMKGMGQIVAWSVRDETLHCEGIMRLFHAFCAERGCLTKSVKEDIIDICQKTVRLEDAFIDLAFEQGPVPGMSAKEIKKYIRYIADWRLGQLGLPAIYMQEEHPLPWLSPLLNGVEHANFFETRATEYSKGATKGDWNTVWANFDNRRKASKGDGANDAIESDGPGLFGDSEAAE; encoded by the coding sequence ATGTCGCTGCTCGAAGCCCGCAAGACCTACAAGCCGTTCGAATATCCGTGGGCCTATGATTTCTGGAAGCGCCAGCAGCAACTTCACTGGCTGCCCGAGGAAGTGCCTCTGGGCGAGGATTGCCGCGACTGGGCGCAAAAGCTGTCGGACCACGAACGCAATCTGCTGACGCAGATCTTCCGCTTCTTCACGCAGGCCGACGTAGAGGTGCAGGACTGCTATCACGAGAAATACGGACGCGTCTTCAAACCGACCGAGGTGAAGATGATGCTGACCGCCTTCTCCAATATGGAGACGGTGCATATCGCGGCCTATTCGCACCTGCTCGACACCATCGGCATGCCCGAAAGCGAATATGGCATGTTCCTCGAATATTCCGAGCTGAAGGACAAGCACGACTATCTGCAGATGTTCGGCGTCGACAGTGACGAGGATATCGCCCGCACCCTCGCCATGTTCGGCGGCTTTACCGAAGGGCTGCAGCTGTTCGGCAGCTTTGCGATGCTGATGAACTTCCCGCGCTTCAACAAGATGAAGGGCATGGGCCAGATCGTCGCATGGTCGGTGCGCGACGAAACGCTGCATTGCGAAGGCATCATGCGCCTGTTCCATGCGTTCTGCGCCGAACGTGGCTGCCTGACCAAATCGGTCAAGGAAGACATTATCGACATCTGCCAGAAAACCGTGCGGCTGGAAGATGCGTTCATCGATCTTGCGTTCGAACAGGGTCCGGTTCCGGGCATGAGCGCCAAGGAAATCAAGAAATACATCCGCTATATCGCGGACTGGCGTCTGGGCCAGCTTGGCCTGCCTGCGATCTATATGCAGGAAGAACACCCGCTGCCGTGGCTGTCGCCGCTGCTGAACGGGGTGGAGCACGCCAATTTCTTCGAAACCCGCGCGACCGAATATTCCAAGGGCGCGACCAAGGGCGACTGGAACACCGTCTGGGCCAATTTCGACAACCGCCGCAAGGCATCGAAGGGCGACGGCGCCAACGACGCCATCGAGAGCGACGGTCCGGGGCTGTTCGGGGATAGCGAAGCGGCGGAGTGA
- a CDS encoding PaaI family thioesterase encodes MTGLDEIGAMIERGIRPPMMELLDIDLAEVAEGRVVFTAIPSRRLYNPIGTVHGGFAATILDSACGLAANSATKVPTDCITLELKISYHAAMHEKTGPIRAIGTVVSIGSRVAHTEAKLFDANDRVYASATSTLLLSPRRKRADTGEVGTGEEG; translated from the coding sequence ATGACCGGACTGGACGAAATCGGGGCCATGATCGAACGCGGCATCAGGCCGCCGATGATGGAACTGCTGGACATCGATCTGGCCGAAGTGGCCGAGGGGCGCGTGGTCTTCACCGCGATCCCCTCGCGCAGGCTGTATAACCCGATCGGCACGGTCCATGGCGGTTTTGCGGCGACGATCCTTGATTCCGCGTGCGGTCTGGCGGCCAATTCGGCCACGAAAGTGCCCACCGATTGCATCACGCTGGAACTGAAGATTTCCTATCATGCCGCGATGCATGAAAAGACCGGCCCGATCCGCGCCATCGGCACGGTGGTCAGCATCGGCAGCCGCGTCGCCCATACAGAGGCGAAGCTGTTCGATGCGAACGACCGCGTCTATGCCAGCGCGACATCGACCCTGTTGCTGTCGCCCCGCCGCAAACGGGCGGATACGGGTGAGGTAGGCACGGGTGAGGAAGGATAG
- a CDS encoding 2OG-Fe(II) oxygenase codes for MARISKIDETNRKQLQAMNSATLARIRADDSVQVLCDEGLQLFGIPDFFSPEECERLMRMIDMVARPSPVFEIDYGRQARTSFSGDLNHNDPFVRSLHRRMDDLLGVDEQFGETLQGQRYEVGQEFKPHHDWFDTSQDYWKGEVASGGQRAWTLMVYLNEVEEGGNTDFPKANVSIPPQPGTLVMWSNVLADGKPNMDTLHAGTPVMKGVKYVVTRWYRGRKWF; via the coding sequence ATGGCCAGAATCTCGAAAATCGACGAAACGAACCGCAAGCAATTGCAAGCGATGAACAGCGCCACGCTGGCACGCATCCGCGCGGATGACAGTGTGCAGGTGCTTTGTGACGAGGGGTTGCAGCTTTTCGGCATTCCCGACTTCTTCTCGCCCGAGGAATGCGAACGGCTGATGCGCATGATCGACATGGTCGCACGCCCTTCACCGGTTTTCGAGATCGACTACGGGCGGCAGGCGCGCACCAGCTTCTCGGGCGACCTCAACCACAATGACCCGTTCGTGCGCAGCCTTCACCGGCGCATGGACGATCTGCTGGGCGTCGACGAGCAATTCGGCGAAACCCTGCAGGGCCAGCGTTACGAGGTCGGTCAGGAATTCAAGCCGCATCACGACTGGTTCGACACCAGCCAGGACTACTGGAAGGGCGAAGTCGCCAGCGGCGGACAGCGTGCATGGACGCTGATGGTCTATCTGAACGAAGTCGAGGAAGGCGGAAACACCGATTTCCCCAAGGCCAATGTATCGATCCCGCCGCAACCCGGCACGCTGGTCATGTGGAGCAATGTGCTGGCCGATGGCAAACCGAACATGGATACGCTGCACGCCGGCACGCCGGTGATGAAGGGCGTCAAATATGTGGTGACCCGCTGGTATCGCGGGCGGAAATGGTTCTAA
- a CDS encoding RcnB family protein, with translation MKKLTGLALATTMLAGAPVAQAAETRIAQQAATQAGSPLLPVAGYAEAQDRNSRSNSAWQRAKQNAQSRQSSNRQSSNRQSSSRQRSEPRGHSSQARPANTQKSSNRQASTQRAQDRPATRSGSQSMWQPRSAANRPDTRPAQSNNDRNRSYSDQNRNRSYADRGSDRDRNEYRNRDGDRDRDRNYDRNRERSDRDRYDRNRNDRDRNDRNRYDNDRRDNDRWRGNDRNRHADYRKDYRRWDRNWRHNNRYNWHNYRSYNRNIYRVGAYYVPYRNWSYRRISIGFTLGSLFYGSRYWINDPWRYRLPEVYGPYRWVRYYDDVLLVDMYSGQVVDVIYDFFW, from the coding sequence TTGAAGAAGCTGACCGGTCTGGCGCTGGCGACCACCATGCTGGCCGGCGCGCCGGTCGCACAGGCCGCGGAAACGCGCATTGCACAACAGGCCGCCACGCAGGCTGGCAGCCCGCTGCTGCCCGTCGCGGGCTATGCCGAGGCGCAGGACCGCAACAGCCGCAGCAATAGCGCGTGGCAACGCGCCAAACAGAACGCGCAAAGCAGGCAATCATCGAACCGCCAGTCGTCTAACCGCCAGTCGTCGAGCAGGCAGCGCAGCGAGCCGCGCGGACATTCGAGCCAGGCGCGCCCTGCCAACACGCAAAAATCGTCGAACCGTCAGGCTTCGACCCAGCGCGCACAGGACCGGCCCGCCACCCGCTCTGGCAGTCAATCGATGTGGCAACCGCGTTCGGCCGCAAATCGCCCCGACACACGTCCCGCGCAGAGCAACAATGATCGCAACCGCAGCTATTCGGACCAGAACCGCAACCGCAGCTATGCCGATCGTGGATCGGACCGAGACCGCAATGAGTATCGCAATCGCGACGGCGACCGTGACCGAGACCGGAATTATGACCGGAACCGCGAACGCAGCGATCGCGACCGGTATGATCGCAACCGTAACGACCGGGACCGTAACGACCGCAACCGCTATGACAATGACCGTCGCGATAATGATCGCTGGCGTGGCAACGACCGGAACCGTCATGCCGATTATCGCAAGGATTATCGCCGGTGGGACCGCAATTGGCGTCACAACAACCGGTATAACTGGCATAACTATCGGTCGTACAACCGGAACATCTATCGCGTCGGCGCGTATTATGTGCCCTATCGCAACTGGAGCTATCGCCGGATCAGCATCGGTTTCACGCTAGGGTCGCTGTTCTACGGCTCGCGGTACTGGATCAACGATCCGTGGCGCTATCGCTTGCCGGAAGTGTACGGCCCCTATCGCTGGGTCCGTTACTACGACGATGTCCTGCTGGTCGATATGTACAGCGGACAGGTCGTGGACGTGATCTATGATTTCTTCTGGTAG
- a CDS encoding polyhydroxyalkanoic acid system family protein gives MQVQVPHDLGREEARRRLEAGLPKLEQHIPGGGSLTSEFVSDSQLDLVINAMGQKVPVTILIEDDRLDADVTVPAFLKMMSGQIGDFVKVSAQKMLAKP, from the coding sequence ATGCAAGTACAGGTACCCCACGATCTGGGCCGCGAGGAAGCACGGCGGCGGCTGGAAGCAGGCCTTCCCAAGCTGGAGCAGCATATTCCGGGCGGCGGGTCGCTGACGTCGGAATTCGTGTCGGACAGCCAGCTTGACCTTGTGATCAATGCGATGGGCCAGAAAGTGCCCGTGACCATATTGATCGAGGATGACCGGCTGGACGCCGATGTGACCGTGCCCGCCTTCCTGAAGATGATGTCGGGCCAGATCGGCGATTTCGTGAAGGTCAGCGCGCAAAAGATGCTGGCCAAGCCCTGA
- a CDS encoding SIR2 family protein: MEQDTVILLGAGASVDAGIPDALSLTERVYERLSARLPNEARLFSYVIAKLITKRARQGGSPFNRVNIEEVYDALKRYVERENDPLNEFVYSWDDALPKAEFNRDRFEKVFTKAVQGLDIRLGRSASIDGSAVRDLSQMIENSLSEANSKPFLGNYLNALVDCLTDESADQEYLTQLVRIVERQCISLGSLNYDKLIENACMRSGFSFDYGLSSWNDRRIVRFDPSDVKLLKLHGSVNWFEHGDRITMSEKGAFKRGMIFGGQGDKLVHYGPYLQIRYEFNKHLRRAKKLGVIGYSFQDLHMNALTRFIHEAAAAKWMGLDLTLAA; encoded by the coding sequence TTGGAGCAAGATACGGTCATCTTGCTTGGAGCTGGCGCATCAGTCGATGCAGGCATCCCGGATGCTCTCAGCTTAACTGAACGCGTTTACGAACGGCTTTCTGCTAGATTGCCGAATGAAGCGCGCTTGTTCTCTTACGTCATTGCTAAGCTAATTACGAAGCGTGCAAGGCAAGGCGGCAGCCCATTTAATCGAGTAAACATCGAAGAGGTATACGATGCTCTAAAACGGTACGTGGAGCGTGAGAATGACCCGCTAAACGAGTTCGTTTACTCTTGGGACGATGCATTGCCCAAGGCGGAATTTAATCGGGATAGATTTGAGAAAGTTTTCACAAAAGCCGTGCAAGGTCTCGATATTCGTCTTGGGAGATCCGCTTCTATAGATGGATCCGCGGTGCGAGATTTATCTCAAATGATTGAAAATTCTTTATCCGAGGCAAATTCAAAGCCCTTCCTCGGAAATTATTTAAACGCATTAGTTGATTGCTTGACCGATGAAAGTGCAGATCAAGAATATCTCACGCAATTGGTTCGAATTGTCGAGCGTCAGTGCATATCTTTGGGGTCATTGAATTACGACAAACTTATAGAGAATGCCTGCATGCGAAGTGGATTCTCATTTGACTATGGATTGTCGTCTTGGAATGATCGAAGGATTGTTAGATTTGATCCATCAGATGTTAAGCTTTTAAAATTGCATGGTTCAGTTAACTGGTTTGAACACGGTGACAGAATAACCATGTCAGAAAAAGGCGCTTTCAAAAGGGGAATGATTTTTGGTGGGCAAGGTGACAAACTTGTTCATTATGGACCTTACTTACAGATTAGATACGAGTTCAATAAGCATTTACGACGGGCAAAAAAGTTAGGTGTAATTGGCTACTCATTCCAAGATCTTCACATGAACGCTCTAACCCGGTTTATTCATGAGGCCGCAGCAGCGAAGTGGATGGGCCTTGATCTGACGTTGGCGGCGTAG